GGCAACTCGATGTTCAGCGATCTCGTTTCGGTGGCAGGCCATATCTACAAGCACGGGATCGATGACGGCCTGCCGGGCGCATCGGCTGGCACGCGCGTGCCGATCAACGTCCACGCGGATGAATTCAATGAACTGATGGGTGACGAGTTCGTGCCGCTGATCAACAAAGGCGGCGGCGCCGGTCTGCAGGTCACCGCGTACACGCAGACGCTTTCGGACATCGAGGCCCGTATCGGGAACCGCGCCAAAGCGGGTCAAGTGATTGGCAATTTCAACAATCTGTTCATGCTGAGGGTCAGGGAGACGGCCACCGCCGAACTGCTGACCCGGCAATTGCCGAAGGTCGAGGTCTATACGACCACCATCGTCTCCGGCGCGACCGACAGCTCGGACATCCGCGGCGCGACGGACTTCACCAGCAACACGCAGGACCGCATCAGCATGTCCAGCGTGCCGATGATCGAGCCGTCGCACGTCGTCGCCTTACCCAAGGGCCAATGTTTCGCATTGTTGCAGGGCGGCCAGCTTTGGAAGGTTCGCATGCCGCTGCCGGCACCGGACCCCGATGAGGTCATGCCGCAGGATCTGCAACAACTGGCGGGCTACATGCGCCAGAGCTACAGCGAGGCCACGCAGTGGTGGGAGTTCACCAGTTCCCCGGCGTTGCAGGACGGGGCCTTGCCCGACGACCTGTTGGATGATGCCGCTGCGGCCGAACCTGGCCCGGTGGCCACCGACGACAGCGCCGGCAATGAGGCCTCGCCATGAAGGATGCCGCCTCGACCGCGCAGCGGGAGCAGAACCAGCGCCAAGGCCTGATCGTCGGCACCATCACCTTGCCGTTCCGGCTGCTGGGGGTGCTGATCGGCTCGCTGCTGTTCTCCATTGTCGTGGAGTGCGTCGGAATGCACCTGTTCTGGAAGGACGAGGGCTGGCGACACTCCCAGCAGATGTTGCAGTACGAGTTGGGGCACCTGTCCAACCACTTCACGCGCAGCGTGGTCGTGCAGGAACCGGGGCGCACGGCGCACGAGCTGGTGGATACCGGATACGAATGGGTGTTCGTGCGCTCGGGCTTGCTGGAGCGCATGAGCCAGACCGCCGAGCGCGCCCGTGCACCCAGCCACGGGCAGACACGCAACTTTCGCTACTACATCAGCCAGGCCTATGTCTGGACCGAGAGCTACCTGATCGCCGCAGCCTTCACGACGCTGACCTTCCTTGTGCGCCTGCTGGTCCTGGTGCTCACGTTGCCGCTGATCCTCACCGCGGCATTCGTCGGCCTGATCGACGGCCTAGTGCGGAGGGACGTGCGCCGGTTCGGCGCGGGCCGCGAATCGGGCTTCATCTACCACCGCGCGAAAGCAAGCCTGATGCCGCTGGCCGTTCTGCCCTGGGTCACGTACCTGGCCTTGCCGATCTCGGTGCATCCACTGCTGATTCTGCTGCCGAGCGCCGCCTTGCTGGGGCTGGCCGTGAGCCTGACCGCGGGCAGCTTCAAGAAATACCTTTAGGCGAATGCTGTCCCGCGTGGCTGTAGTGCTCATCGGTTCTGCAGAACATCTAACGCAGCGTCCAACGCCGTAATCGATTCGACAATGACTCTCACTAAGGAGCGGTCGAACTCGTGGTCTCGCTGGGAATCGTGGACACCGCTGTTGAGACACCCCCATTCAATGCTTCCTGCACCAACACCAAGCAGCCGGGTCAAAGCGACAACGACGTCTGGCGCGCCAGCATGCTGCGCGGAGATGCGATCGACGGCTGATCTCAACTTTGCGCATTTGTTGTTCAATTCCCAGGGGGAGCGTGGCCCGCCTAGCTTGAGTTCGATGCGCCCATCTGCTCGCCGGCCCAGCCAAGTCCAGAGACGGTCAGTCAGACTCTCCAGCGCGGGCCGCGCCTGGCGCAGCGCCTCACGCTTCTCATCGGCT
The window above is part of the Pseudoxanthomonas sp. X-1 genome. Proteins encoded here:
- a CDS encoding TIGR03747 family integrating conjugative element membrane protein, translating into MKDAASTAQREQNQRQGLIVGTITLPFRLLGVLIGSLLFSIVVECVGMHLFWKDEGWRHSQQMLQYELGHLSNHFTRSVVVQEPGRTAHELVDTGYEWVFVRSGLLERMSQTAERARAPSHGQTRNFRYYISQAYVWTESYLIAAAFTTLTFLVRLLVLVLTLPLILTAAFVGLIDGLVRRDVRRFGAGRESGFIYHRAKASLMPLAVLPWVTYLALPISVHPLLILLPSAALLGLAVSLTAGSFKKYL